The following proteins are encoded in a genomic region of Candidatus Dechloromonas phosphoritropha:
- a CDS encoding transposase, with product MARYSEKFKGRAVARLLAPENAAIDVVAREVGIGSGTLERWRDDAQSMPALGRAWTAAARLEAVIVTAALDETSKSAWCREHGVYPDELIKWWASATTALAEPEEVRASPQATRQDRKCIKELERELLRKDRALAETAALLVLSKKVAAIFNKGEAE from the coding sequence ATGGCAAGGTACTCAGAGAAGTTCAAAGGTAGAGCGGTAGCACGATTGTTGGCGCCGGAAAATGCAGCAATAGATGTGGTGGCCCGTGAAGTAGGCATTGGTTCGGGAACCCTTGAGCGTTGGCGAGATGACGCGCAGTCCATGCCCGCCCTCGGGCGGGCATGGACTGCGGCGGCGCGCCTGGAGGCGGTGATCGTCACTGCGGCGCTGGACGAAACCAGCAAAAGCGCGTGGTGTCGAGAGCACGGCGTTTATCCGGACGAGCTGATCAAATGGTGGGCCAGCGCCACGACAGCGTTGGCCGAACCGGAAGAAGTCAGAGCCAGCCCGCAAGCAACCCGACAAGACCGCAAATGCATCAAGGAACTCGAACGCGAATTGCTACGCAAGGACCGGGCACTCGCTGAAACCGCTGCCCTGCTGGTTCTCTCAAAAAAAGTCGCGGCGATCTTCAACAAAGGCGAGGCCGAATGA
- a CDS encoding XRE family transcriptional regulator — protein MKIDTEIRHVTKPGANLFLELGFAPAEAKRLQAASRKQINDTQLLKQQLMEELSTWITEHHLKQAEAADILMVSRPRVSDVVNKKTAKFTIDTLVEMLSRVGKPVKLAIG, from the coding sequence ATGAAGATCGACACCGAAATCCGCCATGTGACGAAGCCGGGAGCGAACCTCTTCCTGGAGCTTGGCTTCGCACCCGCTGAAGCCAAGCGTTTGCAGGCAGCCTCTCGCAAACAGATCAACGACACCCAGTTGCTGAAGCAGCAACTGATGGAAGAACTGTCCACCTGGATTACCGAGCATCACCTGAAGCAAGCCGAGGCCGCCGATATCCTGATGGTCTCGCGACCGCGCGTGTCCGACGTGGTGAACAAGAAGACGGCCAAGTTCACCATCGACACGCTGGTGGAAATGCTCAGTCGCGTCGGCAAGCCGGTCAAGCTGGCCATCGGTTGA
- a CDS encoding type II toxin-antitoxin system RelE/ParE family toxin gives MSDEKEIRWVGSAYDDLLAFPDEPRRYAGFQLGKVQVGLDPDDWKPFDDVGAGTKEIRIRETGGIYRVMYIAKFEEAVYVLHCFQKKTQATSKHDKGIAEARYRAVVNARKVQK, from the coding sequence ATGAGTGACGAAAAAGAGATTCGCTGGGTAGGTTCCGCCTATGACGACTTGTTGGCATTCCCGGACGAACCACGCCGCTATGCCGGTTTTCAGTTGGGCAAAGTGCAAGTTGGGTTGGACCCGGACGACTGGAAGCCATTCGATGATGTCGGGGCCGGCACCAAGGAAATCCGCATTCGGGAAACCGGCGGCATCTATCGGGTGATGTACATCGCCAAGTTTGAGGAAGCCGTATATGTCTTGCACTGCTTCCAAAAGAAGACGCAGGCGACCAGTAAGCATGACAAGGGCATTGCCGAGGCGCGCTACCGCGCCGTGGTCAACGCGAGAAAGGTACAGAAATGA